From Rutidosis leptorrhynchoides isolate AG116_Rl617_1_P2 chromosome 3, CSIRO_AGI_Rlap_v1, whole genome shotgun sequence, a single genomic window includes:
- the LOC139899211 gene encoding uncharacterized protein isoform X1 translates to MSSTFYTSSMLPSFISTSPRISSSPVTTSLRRFKTKMSSVENPIVLGFGGVGVDLLATVAAFPNPDDKIRTTNLKVQGGGNAGNALTCAARLGLNARLISKVANDAQGRGILEELKDDGVDVSYFAVSEEGNSPFTYVIVDDQTKTRTCIHTPGSPPMIPNDISNSTLLAALSGVKLVYFDVRLPETALLFAHEANRRKIPIFIDAERPREGLEDLLNLSDYVVCSAKFPQTWTGAPSVSSALVSMLLRLPKLKFVIVTLGASGCLMVEKHAAAENVQAEEIDVDDLVELLRHKSDDNAVAPTCISSDITRLKAKGVGTVCGKLFIGTAEKIPHSELVDTTGAGDAFIGAVLYAICTNKPPEQMLPFAAQVAAISCRALGARAGLPRLTDPRLATFTH, encoded by the exons ATGTCTTCCACATTCTATACCAGCTCAATGCTCCCGAGTTTTATCTCCACTTCACCTCGTATCTCCTCATCTCCCGTAACAACTAG TCTTCGGAGATTTAAGACGAAAATGTCTTCCGTCGAAAATCCAATTGTG CTTGGATTTGGTGGTGTGGGAGTGGATCTGTTGGCTACTGTGGCTGCGTTTCCTAATCCTGATGATAAAATCCGCACCACTAACTTGAAG GTACAAGGAGGTGGTAATGCCGGAAATGCTCTAACATGTGCAGCTCGTCTAGGGCTAAATGCGAGGTTAATATCCAAG GTTGCTAATGATGCTCAAGGAAGAGGCATTTTGGAGGAGTTAAAAGATGACGGTGTAGATGTTTCTTATTTTGCG GTTTCAGAAGAGGGCAATTCACCATTTACTTACGTGATCGTGGACGATCAAAC GAAAACTCGAACTTGTATACATACACCAGGCTCACCTCCAATGATTCCAAATGACATCTCCAATTCAACTTTGTTAGCTGCTTTGTCTGGAGTTAAGCTTGTTTATTTTGACGTACGCTTGCCTGAAACTGCTCTACTATTTGCACATGAG GCAAATCGAAGAAAAATACCAATTTTTATCGATGCTGAAAGGCCAAGGGAAGGTCTCGAAGATCTTTTGAACTTATCAGATTACGTTGTGTGCTCAGCAAAATTTCCTCAG ACATGGACCGGAGCTCCGTCTGTGTCAAGCGCACTTGTTTCGATGCTGTTAAGGTTGCCCAAGCTCAAGTTTGTAATTGTAACGTTAGGTGCTAGCGGTTGTTTAATGGTTGAGAAGCATGCTGCTG CAGAGAATGTTCAAGCTGAAGAAATAGATGTAGATGATTTAGTAGAGCTATTGAGGCACAAATCTGATGATAATGCAGTTGCCCCAACGTGCATTTCATCG GACATTACAAGGTTGAAGGCAAAGGGAGTCGGGACTGTATGCGGAAAGCTATTTATTGGTACAGCTGAGAAGATACCGCATTCGGAGCTGGTCGATACAACGGGTGCAGGCGACGCATTTATAGGAGCTGTCCTTTACG CTATTTGCACCAACAAGCCCCCAGAGCAGATGTTACCTTTTGCAGCTCAAGTG GCAGCTATTTCTTGTCGAGCTTTAGGAGCCCGTGCTGGTCTTCCACGTCTCACAGATCCTCGCTTAGCGACTTTTACACATTAA
- the LOC139899211 gene encoding uncharacterized protein isoform X2, translating into MSSTFYTSSMLPSFISTSPRISSSPVTTSLRRFKTKMSSVENPIVLGFGGVGVDLLATVAAFPNPDDKIRTTNLKVQGGGNAGNALTCAARLGLNARLISKVANDAQGRGILEELKDDGVDVSYFAVSEEGNSPFTYVIVDDQTKTRTCIHTPGSPPMIPNDISNSTLLAALSGVKLVYFDVRLPETALLFAHEANRRKIPIFIDAERPREGLEDLLNLSDYVVCSAKFPQTWTGAPSVSSALVSMLLRLPKLKFVIVTLGASGCLMVEKHAAENVQAEEIDVDDLVELLRHKSDDNAVAPTCISSDITRLKAKGVGTVCGKLFIGTAEKIPHSELVDTTGAGDAFIGAVLYAICTNKPPEQMLPFAAQVAAISCRALGARAGLPRLTDPRLATFTH; encoded by the exons ATGTCTTCCACATTCTATACCAGCTCAATGCTCCCGAGTTTTATCTCCACTTCACCTCGTATCTCCTCATCTCCCGTAACAACTAG TCTTCGGAGATTTAAGACGAAAATGTCTTCCGTCGAAAATCCAATTGTG CTTGGATTTGGTGGTGTGGGAGTGGATCTGTTGGCTACTGTGGCTGCGTTTCCTAATCCTGATGATAAAATCCGCACCACTAACTTGAAG GTACAAGGAGGTGGTAATGCCGGAAATGCTCTAACATGTGCAGCTCGTCTAGGGCTAAATGCGAGGTTAATATCCAAG GTTGCTAATGATGCTCAAGGAAGAGGCATTTTGGAGGAGTTAAAAGATGACGGTGTAGATGTTTCTTATTTTGCG GTTTCAGAAGAGGGCAATTCACCATTTACTTACGTGATCGTGGACGATCAAAC GAAAACTCGAACTTGTATACATACACCAGGCTCACCTCCAATGATTCCAAATGACATCTCCAATTCAACTTTGTTAGCTGCTTTGTCTGGAGTTAAGCTTGTTTATTTTGACGTACGCTTGCCTGAAACTGCTCTACTATTTGCACATGAG GCAAATCGAAGAAAAATACCAATTTTTATCGATGCTGAAAGGCCAAGGGAAGGTCTCGAAGATCTTTTGAACTTATCAGATTACGTTGTGTGCTCAGCAAAATTTCCTCAG ACATGGACCGGAGCTCCGTCTGTGTCAAGCGCACTTGTTTCGATGCTGTTAAGGTTGCCCAAGCTCAAGTTTGTAATTGTAACGTTAGGTGCTAGCGGTTGTTTAATGGTTGAGAAGCATGCTGCTG AGAATGTTCAAGCTGAAGAAATAGATGTAGATGATTTAGTAGAGCTATTGAGGCACAAATCTGATGATAATGCAGTTGCCCCAACGTGCATTTCATCG GACATTACAAGGTTGAAGGCAAAGGGAGTCGGGACTGTATGCGGAAAGCTATTTATTGGTACAGCTGAGAAGATACCGCATTCGGAGCTGGTCGATACAACGGGTGCAGGCGACGCATTTATAGGAGCTGTCCTTTACG CTATTTGCACCAACAAGCCCCCAGAGCAGATGTTACCTTTTGCAGCTCAAGTG GCAGCTATTTCTTGTCGAGCTTTAGGAGCCCGTGCTGGTCTTCCACGTCTCACAGATCCTCGCTTAGCGACTTTTACACATTAA